In a single window of the Niabella ginsenosidivorans genome:
- a CDS encoding lipoprotein signal peptidase, with product MKAGKLSTSIIVILLILVVDQVVKIYIKTHYPIGEVTRIFGMNWARIHFIENSGMAWGWKFGNEGGKVALTLFRLAAVIFGSFLLVRFAREKYTRGFMICVALIYAGALGNLIDSMFYGMIFDKGLHFDPAFGDYIGYEGIAKFGGHGYASFLHGSVVDMLYFPMIKTHYPSWFPWVGGEPFEFFAPIFNIADMAISTGVIALLVFQKKFYRKVKDTTIVPDNAAVTEPES from the coding sequence ATGAAAGCAGGGAAATTAAGTACATCAATTATCGTTATTCTACTGATCCTGGTTGTAGACCAGGTGGTGAAGATCTATATAAAAACACATTATCCCATAGGGGAAGTGACCCGCATTTTTGGAATGAACTGGGCACGTATCCATTTTATTGAAAACTCCGGTATGGCCTGGGGCTGGAAGTTCGGGAATGAAGGGGGTAAAGTAGCCCTGACACTGTTTCGCCTGGCTGCGGTTATCTTTGGCTCTTTCCTGCTGGTACGGTTTGCAAGGGAAAAATACACCCGTGGATTTATGATCTGCGTAGCGCTGATCTATGCCGGGGCACTGGGTAATCTTATTGACAGTATGTTTTACGGCATGATCTTTGACAAAGGCCTGCATTTTGACCCTGCTTTTGGCGATTATATTGGTTATGAAGGTATTGCTAAGTTCGGCGGTCATGGGTATGCCTCTTTTTTACATGGAAGCGTGGTGGATATGCTGTATTTTCCTATGATAAAAACCCACTACCCCTCCTGGTTCCCATGGGTGGGTGGTGAACCGTTTGAATTTTTTGCACCCATCTTTAATATTGCTGATATGGCTATTTCAACAGGCGTGATTGCGTTGCTGGTGTTCCAGAAAAAGTTTTATCGTAAAGTGAAGGACACCACTATTGTACCTGATAATGCGGCTGTAACTGAACCTGAGTCCTGA
- a CDS encoding DUF1003 domain-containing protein, whose amino-acid sequence MTLKEQNKIRLERIANIATQWIGSTSSLVFHTLLFIVAFLLPVLHIMEFDKMLLVLTTIVSLEAIYLAIFIQMSVNKNSQDIEEIQEDIEEIQEDVEEIQENVEELQENVDTEATLLTKETPPVIAAMSPTDEKLQHIQLLLQQLQQEVAALKEAH is encoded by the coding sequence ATGACCTTAAAAGAGCAAAATAAAATAAGGCTGGAGCGTATTGCAAACATTGCCACCCAATGGATAGGGTCTACCTCTTCTTTGGTGTTTCATACCTTATTGTTCATTGTAGCATTCCTGCTGCCCGTACTCCACATTATGGAGTTTGATAAAATGCTGCTGGTACTTACCACCATTGTTTCCCTGGAAGCTATTTACCTGGCTATTTTTATACAAATGTCCGTAAATAAAAACAGCCAGGACATTGAAGAAATTCAGGAAGATATTGAAGAGATACAGGAGGATGTGGAGGAAATTCAGGAAAACGTAGAAGAATTGCAGGAAAATGTGGATACAGAAGCAACCCTTCTCACAAAAGAAACACCCCCGGTAATTGCAGCAATGTCTCCAACGGATGAAAAACTGCAACATATACAGTTGCTGTTACAGCAATTGCAGCAGGAAGTAGCCGCGTTAAAAGAAGCACATTAA
- a CDS encoding DUF1304 domain-containing protein encodes MDNNWCRVLKKPPKELFPPTKGLAANQELYNGFLAAGLIWTFFIQNPGWHCNIAVFFLSYVVIAGVYGTVTADKKYFLHRDYPHWLPCSWFLQGIAFIFKTAQISPPVHLCRGVYKRLQVSRSTLLPKTEYIILSH; translated from the coding sequence GTGGACAACAATTGGTGCCGCGTATTAAAAAAACCGCCCAAAGAATTATTTCCACCAACAAAAGGCCTTGCAGCCAACCAGGAGCTTTATAATGGTTTTCTTGCAGCAGGTCTAATATGGACCTTCTTTATCCAAAACCCGGGATGGCACTGCAACATTGCTGTTTTCTTTTTAAGCTATGTGGTTATTGCCGGCGTTTACGGCACTGTAACAGCAGATAAAAAATATTTTTTACACAGAGACTACCCGCACTGGTTGCCTTGCTCCTGGTTCTTGCAGGGAATTGCTTTTATTTTCAAAACCGCACAAATTTCTCCACCAGTGCATCTCTGTAGAGGGGTATATAAGCGCCTACAGGTCTCCAGGTCTACTTTGCTCCCCAAAACTGAATATATTATTTTATCCCATTAG
- the fumC gene encoding class II fumarate hydratase: MDYRIEKDTMGEVKVPADALYGAQTERSVENFRIATDINKMPKEIIRAFAYLKKAAANTNYKAKVLDKKKAVLIGKVCDEILEGKLDDSFPLVVWQTGSGTQSNMNVNEVIAYRGHVLNGGKLTDKEKFLHPNDDVNKSQSSNDTFPTAMHIAAYKILVEVTIPGIEKLRDTLQKKSRQFLKVVKIGRTHFMDATPLTLGQEISGYVSQLNHGLKAVKNTLPHLAELALGGTAVGTGINTPPDYAKNVAEEIARLTKLPFKTAENKFEALAAHDAIVEAHGALKTVAVSLMKIANDIRMLSSGPRSGIGEIHIPDNEPGSSIMPGKVNPTQCEALTMIAAQVLGNDVAINVGGATGHFELNVFKPMMIYNFLHSARLIGEGCVSFNDKCATGIEPIKENIKKHLDNSLMLVTALNTKIGYYKAAEIAQKAHKENTTLKQMAVKLGYLTEKEFDEWVVPSKMVGKI, encoded by the coding sequence ATGGATTACAGAATTGAAAAAGACACGATGGGTGAGGTAAAAGTACCTGCTGATGCATTGTATGGCGCCCAAACCGAACGGTCTGTTGAGAATTTCCGGATTGCTACCGATATTAATAAAATGCCCAAAGAAATCATCAGGGCCTTTGCGTACCTGAAAAAAGCAGCAGCAAATACCAATTATAAGGCCAAGGTGCTGGATAAGAAAAAGGCGGTACTTATCGGCAAGGTCTGTGATGAGATCCTGGAAGGAAAACTGGACGACAGTTTTCCACTGGTGGTATGGCAAACGGGCAGTGGTACGCAAAGCAATATGAATGTAAACGAAGTGATCGCTTACCGCGGGCATGTGCTCAATGGTGGTAAGCTTACTGATAAGGAAAAATTCCTGCATCCCAATGACGATGTCAATAAATCGCAAAGCAGCAACGATACCTTTCCTACGGCCATGCATATTGCGGCTTATAAGATACTGGTGGAAGTAACAATTCCCGGTATTGAAAAACTAAGGGATACACTGCAAAAGAAAAGCAGGCAGTTTCTAAAAGTGGTAAAGATCGGCCGTACCCATTTTATGGATGCCACCCCGCTTACGCTGGGGCAGGAAATAAGCGGCTATGTATCCCAGTTAAACCACGGACTGAAAGCCGTTAAAAATACATTACCCCATTTGGCTGAACTGGCACTGGGCGGCACTGCCGTTGGCACAGGCATCAATACTCCGCCGGATTATGCCAAAAATGTGGCAGAAGAAATTGCAAGGCTTACAAAGCTGCCCTTTAAAACTGCAGAAAATAAGTTTGAAGCGCTGGCAGCACATGATGCCATTGTAGAGGCGCACGGTGCCTTAAAAACAGTTGCCGTAAGCCTGATGAAGATCGCCAATGATATACGCATGCTGTCCTCCGGCCCGCGCAGCGGCATCGGTGAAATTCATATTCCGGATAACGAACCCGGCTCTTCCATTATGCCGGGCAAGGTGAACCCGACACAGTGCGAAGCATTAACAATGATCGCGGCACAGGTGCTGGGCAATGATGTGGCCATTAACGTAGGTGGCGCTACCGGCCATTTTGAACTGAACGTGTTTAAGCCCATGATGATCTATAATTTCCTGCACAGCGCCCGCCTGATCGGGGAAGGATGTGTATCTTTTAATGATAAATGCGCCACGGGTATTGAGCCGATCAAAGAAAATATTAAAAAGCACCTGGACAATTCCCTGATGCTGGTAACTGCGCTGAATACAAAGATCGGTTATTATAAAGCAGCAGAGATTGCGCAGAAAGCCCATAAAGAAAACACCACCTTAAAACAGATGGCCGTAAAGCTGGGCTATCTTACAGAAAAGGAATTTGATGAGTGGGTGGTTCCCTCAAAGATGGTAGGGAAAATATAG
- a CDS encoding sensor histidine kinase — MMTIQQQEIPYKTIIVIALITVPLFGIFGAVPMPALFSGHASFFVRFTRGEVWHSFLTIAATILVLWGLNTLLLYLFTRYVVPRFGWLRIVLSVLFFGLIGFLLLHNFRMHRLPKHNFPPMFRPVYGVYGERHLGFPPAPGIMHDRIGFFFFPLLQAQAVNVIILILLDIIVLRSKKARTEKENDSLRMANLEAKHNLLKQQLQPHFLFNSLTIVKALIKKDPLKADAYINRLSELLRYSVYSINQFTVPVAEELGHVNNYIEMQNLRFGDALKFSTDMPSQLLHSSLPVYSIQLLVENALKHNIFTAAQPLFIKVTGDIKTKTITIENNLQPKRDAGGTEGVGLQNLSERYQLLQGEAIVIEKTTDLFRVTLKVLDNASSDH, encoded by the coding sequence ATGATGACTATTCAACAACAGGAGATCCCGTATAAAACCATCATCGTTATTGCGTTAATCACGGTGCCTTTATTTGGTATTTTCGGGGCGGTTCCCATGCCGGCCCTGTTTTCCGGTCACGCATCGTTTTTCGTCAGGTTTACCCGGGGAGAAGTATGGCATAGCTTTTTGACCATTGCTGCAACAATCCTTGTTTTGTGGGGCCTCAATACCCTGCTGCTATATCTTTTTACAAGATATGTAGTGCCCCGTTTTGGCTGGCTGCGTATTGTTCTGAGCGTGCTGTTCTTTGGGCTGATCGGCTTCCTCCTGTTGCACAACTTCCGGATGCACAGGTTGCCCAAACACAATTTTCCGCCCATGTTCCGGCCCGTTTATGGCGTTTATGGAGAACGGCATCTCGGCTTTCCGCCGGCACCCGGTATTATGCATGACCGGATAGGTTTTTTCTTTTTCCCTTTATTACAGGCGCAGGCTGTAAATGTCATTATCCTTATTTTGCTGGACATCATTGTGCTCAGGAGCAAAAAAGCAAGGACTGAAAAGGAAAATGATTCATTGCGGATGGCAAACCTGGAGGCCAAGCACAATCTTTTAAAACAGCAGTTGCAGCCGCATTTCCTGTTCAATTCGCTTACGATAGTTAAAGCGCTTATAAAAAAGGATCCTTTAAAGGCAGATGCTTACATCAACCGGCTTTCTGAACTGCTGCGCTATTCTGTTTATTCCATTAACCAGTTTACTGTTCCGGTAGCTGAAGAGTTGGGGCATGTAAATAATTATATTGAAATGCAAAACCTGCGCTTTGGCGATGCGCTTAAATTTTCAACAGACATGCCTTCCCAGCTGCTGCATAGCAGCCTGCCCGTTTATTCTATACAATTACTGGTAGAAAATGCGTTGAAGCATAATATTTTTACGGCGGCACAACCTTTGTTCATAAAAGTAACAGGCGATATAAAAACCAAAACCATCACTATTGAAAACAATCTTCAGCCAAAGCGGGACGCGGGAGGTACAGAGGGTGTAGGACTTCAGAATCTTTCGGAGCGGTATCAACTGCTTCAGGGAGAGGCAATTGTTATTGAAAAAACAACAGACTTGTTTCGTGTTACACTAAAAGTTTTGGATAATGCAAGTAGTGATCATTGA
- a CDS encoding LytR/AlgR family response regulator transcription factor, with the protein MQVVIIEDEPLTAEFLKESLAKIAPDAQVMQILSSVSESVHFFKRTEQPDLIFCDIHLADGQSFEIFKNAGMNAPVIFITAYDQYALQAFKANGIDYILKPFKDNDIAEAINKFRGLHRSAVKNVLDYEYLATQVIRNRVAEPTSLLVKYRDKIKPVKISDVAFFVTENKTLRLTTLNNDKYSVSKTLEDIEKICGTRFYRVNRQILVNREAIDEVIQGYARKLIIRLKVNDAPDLVLNKTKITDFLSWLSA; encoded by the coding sequence ATGCAAGTAGTGATCATTGAAGACGAACCGCTCACTGCGGAGTTTCTGAAAGAGTCCCTGGCTAAAATTGCACCGGATGCGCAGGTAATGCAAATACTTTCCAGTGTATCTGAATCCGTTCATTTTTTTAAAAGAACGGAGCAGCCGGATCTTATATTTTGCGATATACACCTGGCAGACGGGCAAAGTTTTGAGATCTTTAAAAATGCAGGAATGAACGCGCCGGTAATATTTATTACTGCCTATGACCAGTATGCCTTACAGGCATTTAAAGCAAACGGTATTGACTATATTTTAAAACCTTTTAAGGATAACGATATTGCCGAGGCCATCAATAAATTCCGCGGGCTGCACAGGAGCGCGGTAAAGAATGTGCTGGATTATGAGTACCTGGCTACACAGGTGATCAGAAACAGGGTAGCAGAGCCCACTTCACTACTGGTAAAATATCGCGATAAAATAAAACCCGTGAAGATTTCAGATGTGGCTTTTTTTGTTACAGAAAACAAAACGCTCCGTTTGACTACGTTAAACAACGATAAATATAGTGTAAGCAAAACGCTTGAAGACATAGAAAAAATATGCGGCACCCGGTTTTACAGGGTCAACCGGCAGATATTGGTGAACAGGGAAGCTATAGATGAGGTAATACAGGGGTATGCACGCAAGCTGATCATCCGTTTAAAAGTGAACGATGCGCCAGACCTGGTTCTTAACAAAACAAAGATCACCGATTTTTTATCCTGGCTAAGCGCATAA
- a CDS encoding glycoside hydrolase family 130 protein, with amino-acid sequence MKIKTLPFLLLCTLLIISVIVSGQANLQLSSWAMGPFIRPNPARPVITPDHQRTFTDPMSGKKVTWMSNAAFNPAAVVKDGKIIVLFRAEDITGKNKIGGHTSRIGLAESTDGVTLKISPVPVLFPAKDDQKEYDWPGGSEDPRVAQTEDGTYIMFYTSWNMKTPRLSVATSKDLLHWTKHGPAFKAAWNGRFVNMASKSASIVTELKNGKQVIAKVNGKYLMYWGEHFVNPATSDDLINWTPLLDDKNELQRLIAPRSGYFDSDLTECGPPALITDKGILLLYNGKNSEGNRRDTSYAAHSYCAGQVLFDKNDPTKVLARLDKPFLYPTEPFEQSGQYAAGTVFIEGMAYYNNKWFLYYGCADSRVGVAIFDPNGIK; translated from the coding sequence ATGAAAATAAAAACGTTACCATTTCTATTATTATGTACATTACTCATAATATCCGTTATTGTTTCCGGACAAGCCAATCTGCAATTGTCTTCCTGGGCCATGGGTCCTTTTATACGGCCCAATCCTGCCCGGCCGGTTATTACCCCGGATCATCAAAGAACATTTACAGATCCTATGTCCGGCAAAAAGGTAACCTGGATGTCGAATGCGGCTTTTAATCCGGCCGCAGTTGTTAAAGACGGAAAAATCATTGTGCTCTTTAGGGCCGAAGATATTACCGGGAAAAATAAAATTGGCGGACATACATCGCGCATTGGGTTAGCGGAAAGCACAGACGGCGTTACACTGAAAATCAGCCCGGTGCCTGTTTTATTTCCGGCCAAGGATGACCAGAAGGAATACGACTGGCCGGGAGGCTCTGAAGACCCCAGGGTGGCCCAAACGGAAGACGGCACTTATATAATGTTTTATACTTCCTGGAATATGAAAACACCCCGGCTTTCAGTTGCCACCTCCAAAGACCTGTTACACTGGACCAAGCACGGCCCGGCCTTTAAAGCTGCCTGGAACGGGCGCTTTGTCAATATGGCCAGTAAATCGGCTTCTATTGTAACTGAGTTGAAAAACGGTAAACAGGTGATCGCAAAAGTGAATGGAAAATATTTAATGTACTGGGGAGAGCATTTTGTAAACCCGGCCACTTCTGACGATTTAATTAACTGGACGCCCCTGCTGGATGATAAAAATGAGTTACAGCGATTGATAGCGCCCAGAAGCGGTTATTTTGACAGTGATCTTACCGAATGCGGCCCACCGGCATTGATTACTGATAAAGGCATCCTGTTATTATATAATGGGAAAAACAGTGAAGGCAACAGAAGGGATACCAGCTATGCTGCACACAGCTATTGCGCAGGACAGGTTCTGTTTGATAAAAACGATCCCACAAAAGTGCTGGCCCGGCTGGATAAGCCTTTCTTATATCCAACAGAACCATTTGAACAATCCGGCCAATATGCCGCGGGTACTGTTTTTATTGAAGGTATGGCCTATTATAACAACAAATGGTTCTTATACTACGGCTGTGCCGATTCAAGAGTGGGCGTAGCCATTTTTGATCCTAATGGGATAAAATAA